The Nitrospira sp. KM1 genome includes a window with the following:
- a CDS encoding Hsp20/alpha crystallin family protein: MTGYIPAVLNGQIDQILDEALRGFTRESTWSPASNVWEDDKGFYVQLALPGWEPKDVSLEVEKQVLTVKGAHKTEADSTRKVYQWETAAAQFSKRYRLPDFANQEQASAVHKNGMLTVSFPKREEAKPRRIEIQG, encoded by the coding sequence ATGACCGGTTACATTCCAGCGGTATTGAACGGACAAATCGACCAGATTCTCGACGAAGCGCTCCGTGGTTTCACCCGCGAATCCACATGGTCCCCTGCCAGCAACGTCTGGGAGGACGACAAGGGATTCTACGTGCAGCTCGCGCTGCCGGGCTGGGAACCGAAGGATGTTTCATTGGAAGTCGAGAAGCAAGTATTGACCGTCAAAGGAGCTCACAAGACGGAAGCTGATTCCACAAGAAAGGTTTACCAGTGGGAAACGGCTGCCGCACAGTTCTCCAAGCGGTATCGGCTCCCGGATTTTGCCAATCAGGAGCAGGCATCGGCTGTCCATAAGAACGGTATGCTGACGGTCTCGTTCCCGAAACGCGAGGAAGCCAAGCCTCGCCGGATTGAGATCCAGGGCTAA
- a CDS encoding DUF948 domain-containing protein → MMAMTGLDIAALVAAVAFAALVGFLIPVLIRLKNTVAESERVIVKLNADLPFILGDLREVTAHVSDMTGQARDGVEHMSQLLHKAGRVGEMIQQANRAVENTSNRLLSNAAGIMAGVRAGLTVVRRRMFLERLAHPPLPSFEVRSTRPPAVPTVVAPTPVADVRPGALQ, encoded by the coding sequence ATGATGGCTATGACAGGTCTCGATATTGCCGCCCTGGTCGCTGCGGTCGCCTTCGCTGCATTGGTCGGATTTCTCATTCCCGTACTCATCCGGCTGAAAAATACGGTGGCCGAATCCGAGCGGGTCATCGTGAAACTGAATGCTGATTTACCATTCATCCTCGGGGATTTGCGGGAAGTGACCGCACATGTGAGCGATATGACTGGCCAAGCCCGTGATGGTGTCGAGCACATGTCGCAGTTACTGCATAAAGCCGGTAGGGTCGGGGAGATGATCCAACAGGCGAATCGGGCTGTTGAAAATACTTCCAACCGCTTATTAAGTAATGCTGCCGGCATTATGGCAGGAGTCAGAGCAGGATTGACTGTCGTACGGCGGAGGATGTTTCTGGAAAGACTTGCTCATCCGCCGCTTCCATCGTTCGAGGTGCGCTCGACCCGCCCGCCAGCCGTTCCGACCGTTGTAGCGCCGACGCCCGTTGCTGATGTCCGTCCAGGAGCCCTTCAATAA
- a CDS encoding zinc-dependent alcohol dehydrogenase has protein sequence MKANCWYGKRNVQVVDVPDPQILNDRDAIVRITSTAICGSDLHLYNGFIPTMEKGDIMGHEFMGEIVEVGSEVRQRRVGDRVVVAFPISCGKCFFCKKELYSLCENSNPNAWMAEKLFGHSPAGIFGYSHLTGGFAGGQAEYARVPFADVGTVKIPDGLADEQVLFLSDIFPTGYMAAENCQITPGDTVAVWGCGPVGQFAIRSAFLLGAERVIAIDRIPERLRMASDGRAHTINYEETDVFDMLMQMTGGRGPDSCIDAVGSEAHVPGLEYYYDRMKQALMSESDRPMALRQAVMVCRSGGTVSVPGVYGGFIDKMPMGAVMNKALTIKAGQTHTQRYFGPLLDRIVQGEIDPSFVVTHRLKLDEAAKGFDTFAQKQDGCIKIVMTP, from the coding sequence ATGAAAGCCAATTGCTGGTATGGGAAACGAAACGTCCAGGTCGTTGATGTGCCTGATCCCCAGATTCTCAATGACCGTGACGCGATTGTCAGAATTACCTCCACGGCGATTTGTGGATCCGATCTGCATCTGTATAACGGATTTATTCCGACCATGGAAAAGGGCGACATCATGGGGCACGAGTTCATGGGTGAAATCGTAGAAGTGGGAAGCGAAGTTCGGCAACGACGGGTCGGAGACCGTGTCGTCGTCGCGTTTCCTATTTCATGCGGCAAGTGTTTCTTTTGCAAAAAGGAACTGTATTCGCTTTGTGAGAATTCCAATCCGAACGCCTGGATGGCCGAGAAATTGTTCGGCCATTCTCCCGCCGGCATTTTCGGATACTCACACTTAACCGGCGGCTTTGCCGGGGGACAAGCCGAGTACGCACGAGTGCCGTTTGCCGATGTCGGAACGGTGAAGATCCCTGACGGCCTTGCAGACGAGCAAGTCCTTTTTCTCTCGGACATCTTTCCGACGGGCTACATGGCGGCGGAAAACTGTCAGATCACACCCGGCGATACCGTCGCCGTCTGGGGCTGCGGACCAGTGGGCCAATTCGCCATCCGGAGCGCATTTTTGCTTGGAGCGGAACGTGTCATTGCCATCGACCGTATCCCGGAACGCTTGCGCATGGCGAGCGATGGCCGTGCCCATACAATCAACTATGAAGAGACGGACGTCTTCGACATGCTGATGCAAATGACCGGCGGACGAGGGCCGGATTCATGCATAGATGCGGTCGGCTCGGAAGCCCATGTACCCGGCCTTGAGTATTACTACGATCGGATGAAGCAGGCCTTGATGTCTGAGTCAGACCGCCCGATGGCGCTGCGACAGGCCGTCATGGTCTGCCGCAGCGGAGGAACAGTCTCGGTGCCGGGTGTATATGGCGGATTCATCGATAAAATGCCCATGGGAGCAGTGATGAACAAGGCCTTGACAATCAAGGCGGGGCAGACACACACGCAACGGTATTTTGGTCCCCTGCTCGATCGAATCGTTCAAGGCGAAATCGATCCCAGTTTCGTCGTGACCCACCGATTGAAACTCGATGAAGCCGCCAAAGGATTCGATACCTTTGCTCAGAAACAGGATGGCTGCATTAAGATCGTGATGACGCCATAG
- a CDS encoding SRPBCC family protein, with the protein MPMEDVQQGPGQGNSEHPRQREGRASGNKSARAAHKRCISARQRGSRRGASQEQQLAYGLGYFGIALGTAELLWPRGIAKLIGIRPDHRMLIRSFGLREIISGIGILTQGDPKVGMWSRVTGDAVDLACLSAALVAPRADRAKVLAATTAVVGTTVLDVLCALQLSRGSTTQDGVVQVRVSTAIDRSPADLYRFWRNLENLPLFMSHLKSVKSIGENRSHWTVAGPAGTTVEWDAEIVEDSPDRQITWRTLKNADVDHSGCVRFDEAPAGRGTFVSVEMEYRPPAGTLGAGVAALFGEEPAQTVKDDVRRFKQVMEAGEIITTDGQPSGHGQLLAYGR; encoded by the coding sequence ATGCCAATGGAAGACGTCCAACAGGGCCCGGGCCAGGGAAACAGTGAACACCCTCGTCAAAGGGAGGGGAGAGCCTCGGGAAATAAAAGCGCACGCGCGGCTCATAAGAGGTGTATCTCGGCTCGACAGCGTGGTAGCCGCCGAGGCGCGAGTCAGGAACAGCAACTGGCCTACGGACTTGGATACTTTGGCATTGCTCTCGGAACGGCCGAACTCCTTTGGCCGCGGGGCATTGCAAAGCTGATCGGAATTCGGCCTGATCATCGCATGCTGATCCGATCGTTTGGGCTCCGGGAAATTATCAGCGGAATAGGAATTCTGACCCAGGGTGATCCCAAGGTCGGCATGTGGTCTCGAGTAACCGGAGACGCTGTCGATCTGGCATGTCTCAGTGCGGCACTCGTTGCTCCCCGTGCGGACCGGGCCAAGGTCCTGGCAGCGACGACGGCCGTCGTCGGGACCACGGTTCTCGATGTGCTGTGCGCCCTGCAACTGTCGAGGGGATCCACGACGCAGGACGGAGTCGTGCAAGTTCGCGTGAGCACGGCTATCGACCGGTCGCCGGCAGATCTGTACCGTTTCTGGCGCAATCTCGAAAATCTTCCCCTTTTCATGTCGCACCTCAAATCTGTGAAGTCGATCGGAGAAAACCGCTCGCATTGGACCGTCGCCGGGCCTGCCGGCACGACAGTCGAATGGGACGCCGAAATCGTGGAGGACAGTCCCGACCGGCAGATTACCTGGCGCACGTTGAAGAATGCGGACGTCGATCATTCAGGATGTGTCCGCTTCGATGAAGCGCCGGCCGGTCGCGGAACGTTTGTTTCGGTTGAAATGGAGTACCGTCCGCCTGCCGGAACGCTGGGAGCGGGTGTCGCCGCCCTGTTCGGGGAAGAACCCGCTCAAACCGTGAAAGACGATGTGCGACGATTCAAACAGGTGATGGAAGCCGGAGAAATCATCACCACGGATGGCCAACCGTCGGGTCATGGCCAACTGCTGGCATATGGACGTTAG